The Rhizobium rosettiformans sequence CCTCGTGCCCGAACACGATGCGATAGATTTCAGCCGCAAATTCGGGATCGGCATTGCCGATCTTTTCGATCTTGTAGCAGACAGCAGGAACTTCAACATGGCCAAGCCGAGCCAGACGATCTTCGGCGAACAGCCGCGTTAGTAGCCCTCGCGAAGCAGTCGAGTTGGTCTCGAAGGTGTCAATCACGAATTCGAGGCTCCACCGGACTGCGTCATCGTCAGCCTGTTCGAATCCGAATTTTAGCAACTGTCTCGCGGCCTCACCGAGAGCGAGCCGCAGCCTGTCTTCCTTGACCTCCTTCAGGAGATTATCCAGCAATCTGGCCACGGATCGCCACACATCAGCAGGACGCTCTGCCAGATGGCGCGCCAGACGCACCCATGGCTCGATTGGCACTTCCCCCACATCTTCAATCCGGATCGCAAGCGCTCCGACAATCTGCGAGAGCCCGTTCGCTGCTGATGCGCCACTTTCGGCCGAAACCCGGCCCAGCGCACCGCAATCCTCTGGATCTTCAGGGAGTTCGGCAGCCAGCCTGCTGGCCATGATGCGAATGACGGGATCCGCCTCCGTATCGCAGACCAGCGTCCATATGGCAGACCAGAAAGCGGACCGGTTTGTGTCATCCTCCCAAATCTCGTGTAGAATGAAACCTACGGCTGGTGCGATCACGAGCCCTAGGGCGTCGCCTTTCCGAAAGCCAATCGTTCCGGCCTTGATCGCCTCGTAGTCGAGGTACAAACGGGCAGTCGCATAGTCGAACAACAGATGATGCCGGAATTGTATCCAGCGTTTCCGGCTGTCCTCAATGAGCACCCCCTCTTTGCAAAGTCCTTGAAGAACCAGTGGATGATCGGAAGCAGCCGAGGCGAATGGCACCCGGAGCGTCCGTTCTCTGATCATCGCGCCGACGATGTTCGTTAGGCAGGCCCGCGCCTCGAACCCGAGAGATTCGACCCGGCGCTCCCAGTACAACTTAAGAAGCTCTGACTGCGATTGGACGGACCTCAGGGTCTCCGTATGGCCTTGCAAGAGCAGTTCGCTGACCATACGGGTATTGAAAGGAACGCTGACAAGGTCCCGGAGCCTTTCACCAGCACCGTCGAGACAGACCTTTAGCTGAGGAGAACCCGCAAGCAGCTGGGCGAACTCCGACTCCTGCCAGGCTGGAACAACCAAATGTCGCACCCGCGCAAATTCAGGATCTGAAAGATCCGTATCAGGCGGCGAGCCCTTGAACAGCTCCCTGTATTGATGCCCCATTCGAAGATCGAAACTTCGAATAGAGGCGACAACCGTCCATCTTCCCTTGAGCTCAAGCACGCGTTCGATCAACAACCTGAAGACGCTCTCGCCAGGACTTCCGCGCGTGGCATCTAATGCATCGATCATGAGATAGGCGGGACCAACCCCATCCCAGGCTTCAAGCACATCTAAAAGCGGGTGCTCCAAACCGAGTTCCGCCTGCAAGTCTCCAAGCGTCGCGATGGAATATCGGTCGATAGCGAGTTCCAGGACGTCGGCGCGCTGTTTCAAAAGTGACTTTGCAACGAGGCTCATCACGCCGCTTTTGCCGGCGCCGGGTTCTCCGATAATCAGAAGGGGGCCAGTGTGTATCGCCTGTTCGACCGCAAACTGACAATCGCGCGTGATCGTCAGAGACTTTCCACCGGGGACCTCTATCCTTTCGTAGCGCGTAAGGGCCTCGGATACCTCCTTGGAGTGCTTTTTCAAAACTTCTATGTCGTCAGCAAAACGCCTCGGCGGCGGCAAGTGGATCCCGCTACTTGCCAACTGCTGACGCAAGGTGGTGTCGTCCCCCCCACCGCGGTCCTGCATCATCTGCCCACAAATATTTGAGAGCGCGGAGTAAACAGAAACGGCATCGGTCGTAGCCCCGCAAGCCTTCAAAAGTGACCCGGCGGCAAGGGCATGTCCTTGCCCATCGTCGAAGGTGTAGACGCGTACGAATTTTGCAAGATCATGCAATAGGGCCGGAGCCATCGGCTCGCTCGTTGTCCTCGTCCAGGCATCTTCGATGAGCGCTTTGAACACATCTATGGCCCGACGCTGCTCATCATTAAGCTCCCCGCCTCCAGGCTGCCGCCAAATTGCTAGCGCCTCAGGCAACGCAATGCGCACGCGCTCGGATGCTTGCGGACTGACCGCGAGCACCAAACGATCAACTTCGGGATTGAGCGGACGGTTCCAGCGTCTTGAAGCATCGCCGCGCCTGGCTTCGAACCAATGTCGCACGAACTGCCGAACAGTATTGCCAAGAGCCGAGTTCGGGTTGGGAGAGAGATCAACGCTGGTTTTTGCTTGAATGGCAACGAAGCCTCCGTCACTCGTCTCCATGAGGAGATCATCGACCGGCGCCTCTGTCTCAAATCTGATCCAGAGGGGCCGCGCAGCGCCCAGATCGAAAGCAGGATCGAAACGATCGCCCGCCAGTATCCAGGATGCAATCAAAGCGCCAAGCTGCTGCTGGAATCGGATACCCGCAGTCGTGGCAGCGCCTCCGCCGCCAATACGGTCTGAACTCGGGTCGGCCTGCGGTGTATCGGTCAAAACGCTATCGCCTCAATCGGTCGTTGGATTTTTACCATCCCTCGATTTATCAGCTATGGGTTGCGCCCTCTAGCAGACTCGTTCAAACGGCACTTCAAACCCACATGAAATCACATAGTAGGTCGTCCGGTGTAATTCGACGTCAACTATTGGATCCAATATGCGGACACCTTTTCGCGCCCTTCTAGATCGAACCGACCACGCTGGCATCCAACCGCAAGGCCCGATTTAAGCTGATGCGGATTCCTCGTCACACCAACTGATATCAAATCACTCCCCACGCCCGAAACCTCCCCCTGCCCGTCATCTCGCGAAGACCGAGCTCCTGCACGATCCGCCGCGCGCCCTGAGGCGTCACCTCAAGTGTCTTCGCCACCATGCCGGCCGAGATCAACGGCCGCGACATGACGAGCTCCACGAGCTCCGGCAGCCTCGATGACGTCCGGCGTCCCTCAAGTTTGCGCATCATCATCTGCCGCGCCAGCACCAGGCGATCATGCTCCTTCAGCCCGGTCTCGGCGGCAATCACCAACGCCCTTGAAATCGCCAGCAACCGCGTCTCGCGATCACGATGCCGGCGCCGATCGACGGGAATAGCCTTGAGCCCGACATTGATCGCTGCGAGATGGGTGCCGGTGGTGACGCCACCCTCGCGCAGGACCGAGGCGGCCAGGAGCCGACCGAGCCAGGGCGCATGCTGGAGCACGGCGATCTCATTCCAGGCATCGAGCGCCACGATGGCCTGCAGGACAGGCGGCAGATCCTGGGCGCGCGCCAGTACAGCCCGCCACTCCTCCAGCCGCTCGTCCTCATCCCAGTCGAGATCGTAGACGAAGGGATCCTTGTCCGGAGCGTTTTTGGCGCGCCCCGGCTTCTTCGCCTCGTCGATCACGGCCCCGGATCGGGCGAGTACTGCATCGATCGCT is a genomic window containing:
- a CDS encoding RHE_PE00001 family protein, which translates into the protein MSYDLAKLPIQSLLRPTSEAAVALARLDERIARSPVGEGFLERSHFLEAHASLWVDGELVHLEDLVLHDALRDIRAPTHELTIARDILKTRRRIAAHPAGWALSSPGLASLRGRAWPAASSVGDGEGVSDGNVEVGGTGAGVGEAENLDNDGLGDALAAIDAVLARSGAVIDEAKKPGRAKNAPDKDPFVYDLDWDEDERLEEWRAVLARAQDLPPVLQAIVALDAWNEIAVLQHAPWLGRLLAASVLREGGVTTGTHLAAINVGLKAIPVDRRRHRDRETRLLAISRALVIAAETGLKEHDRLVLARQMMMRKLEGRRTSSRLPELVELVMSRPLISAGMVAKTLEVTPQGARRIVQELGLREMTGRGRFRAWGVI